The following are encoded in a window of Thalassotalea insulae genomic DNA:
- a CDS encoding DUF6351 family protein: MMKYKKSIIFSMLLLVFLFGGYLIFPINQVSYAYRQVKKIAPATSNYLLPIKQHIAFAVRPSENFHFPIALGDHGPSESLYAGPNQYPFYCMTLNSDLGQPLVDNQLGYGVPVYQDINKKNVIIGYSKDCNARSRIQYFVADQQNNIYQLNESIPTEQLNNGSIFRVEQGTINRFIYTLVMPVTSSEIGDRLAQSQWNKRLIYQFNGGSGIGYRQGRQLASKVIDRQLEQLRAGYAVISSSGNRTSYTYNMLLAEDTARRVKRQFVSLYGEPLYTVGIGGSGGGLAQYLIGQNSQGILDGLIPLYSYPDMITQTTYALDCDLLNNYFTFRADNRRKWRDWSKRQLIEGMNALNNFPQRAAYLQPMNQLLAGFVPNMPQGNSECINGYFGLSSFINNPQQGFIRNFFHPQVVKNTKWSYWQDIGYLLGLDQQGYGLSTWDNVGVQYGLAALVANEISVEEFLDINQKIGAWKPQPQMTAEDLHTPFGRKIPIWLSLWGNQNITEVVNGVAPRHQGSIMAMQAAYRSGQVFIGKVSLPVIDVRHYLENDLDMHHVSASFYSRLRIDSAMEQHQHHVIWISHKDYNPVNQAFNLMDQWLLALRGSTLADVVAAKPEQLMDTCFDQQGDIIAQGEGVFDGQWNQSATGMCEREYPMFSTSRIQAGANWAGDMFKCPLIPVTEAIERGFYGQHLMTQHLGELKQIFPDGVCDYQERDLGRPADL; this comes from the coding sequence ATGATGAAGTATAAAAAATCAATAATATTCAGTATGTTATTGTTAGTTTTTTTGTTTGGTGGTTACTTGATCTTTCCTATCAATCAGGTGTCGTATGCCTATCGACAAGTCAAGAAAATCGCCCCGGCAACCAGCAATTATTTGTTACCGATTAAACAGCACATTGCGTTTGCGGTCAGACCAAGTGAAAACTTTCATTTTCCGATCGCACTGGGCGATCACGGGCCCAGTGAAAGTTTATATGCTGGGCCGAATCAATACCCCTTTTATTGTATGACCTTAAATTCTGATTTAGGGCAGCCATTGGTGGATAATCAACTGGGTTATGGCGTGCCGGTTTATCAGGACATCAACAAAAAAAATGTGATTATTGGTTATTCTAAAGACTGTAATGCCCGCTCACGTATCCAGTATTTTGTTGCCGACCAGCAAAATAATATTTATCAGCTTAATGAAAGTATTCCCACGGAACAACTTAATAACGGCAGTATTTTTCGGGTCGAACAAGGCACTATTAATCGCTTTATTTATACGCTGGTTATGCCGGTGACAAGTTCGGAAATCGGCGATCGTTTAGCTCAATCACAATGGAATAAGCGGCTGATTTATCAATTCAATGGTGGCTCTGGTATCGGCTATCGGCAAGGACGACAATTGGCGAGTAAGGTGATTGACCGGCAACTTGAGCAACTACGTGCCGGCTATGCGGTGATAAGTTCTAGCGGAAACCGCACCAGCTATACATATAATATGTTGTTAGCGGAAGACACCGCTCGACGGGTCAAAAGGCAGTTTGTTAGCCTCTATGGTGAGCCGTTATATACTGTTGGTATTGGTGGCTCTGGCGGTGGATTGGCACAATACCTGATTGGGCAAAATTCTCAGGGTATTTTAGATGGCTTGATCCCGCTATATTCCTATCCTGATATGATCACTCAGACGACATATGCCCTCGACTGTGATTTACTCAATAATTATTTTACTTTTCGGGCCGACAATAGACGGAAATGGCGAGATTGGTCTAAGCGTCAATTGATTGAAGGTATGAATGCCTTAAATAATTTTCCGCAGCGGGCGGCTTATTTGCAGCCGATGAATCAATTGCTAGCGGGTTTTGTCCCTAATATGCCGCAAGGTAACAGCGAATGTATTAACGGTTATTTCGGTTTATCGAGCTTTATTAATAACCCGCAACAGGGGTTTATTCGTAACTTTTTTCATCCTCAGGTAGTTAAAAATACTAAGTGGAGTTATTGGCAGGATATAGGTTATTTACTGGGATTAGACCAGCAGGGCTATGGTTTGTCGACCTGGGACAATGTCGGTGTACAGTATGGGCTCGCTGCATTAGTGGCTAATGAAATCAGTGTTGAAGAATTTTTAGATATTAATCAGAAAATTGGTGCTTGGAAACCTCAACCACAAATGACAGCGGAAGATCTCCATACACCATTTGGCCGTAAAATCCCGATATGGCTATCGCTTTGGGGGAATCAGAATATTACCGAAGTCGTTAACGGGGTAGCGCCGCGACACCAAGGTTCAATAATGGCAATGCAGGCCGCATATCGTAGTGGTCAGGTGTTTATCGGCAAAGTTAGTTTACCTGTTATTGATGTTCGGCATTATTTGGAAAACGATCTCGATATGCATCATGTTTCTGCCTCGTTTTATAGCCGCTTACGCATCGATAGCGCCATGGAGCAGCATCAGCATCATGTTATTTGGATTTCGCATAAAGACTATAACCCAGTCAATCAAGCATTTAACTTAATGGATCAGTGGTTGCTGGCATTGAGAGGCAGCACCTTAGCAGATGTGGTAGCCGCTAAGCCTGAGCAGTTGATGGATACTTGCTTTGATCAACAAGGGGATATTATTGCCCAAGGAGAAGGGGTGTTTGATGGTCAATGGAACCAATCTGCTACTGGCATGTGCGAGCGCGAATATCCGATGTTCAGCACCAGTCGTATTCAGGCGGGAGCAAACTGGGCCGGCGATATGTTTAAATGTCCGTTAATTCCGGTCACAGAAGCGATTGAACGTGGTTTTTATGGTCAGCACCTGATGACGCAACACTTAGGGGAGTTAAAACAGATATTTCCTGATGGCGTTTGTGATTATCAAGAAAGAGATTTGGGTCGTCCAGCCGATCTTTAA
- a CDS encoding leucine-rich repeat domain-containing protein has translation MINIKKWLWVLFIPYLVSAEVIIKDIKFKDPAFAACVHQTAEKNNWHSAYDVTRLKCHSMEITNAQEVTQFSNLTYLSLYNNALSNLDLTSLNNLMELNLANNQLEQLKIQGLSHLQKLFLFRNRLKTINLQGLNELHTIRLMQNRLTTLDITPLLKLKTGYFFDNKLEDLSITGLKQLEFLDVRQNPMPDELYDFYDKQEGIVISHDGNADDWK, from the coding sequence ATGATCAATATAAAAAAATGGCTCTGGGTGCTTTTTATCCCATACTTAGTCTCAGCAGAAGTTATTATCAAAGATATTAAATTTAAAGATCCGGCTTTTGCAGCCTGTGTTCATCAAACTGCCGAAAAAAACAATTGGCATAGCGCTTATGACGTTACTCGCTTAAAGTGCCACAGTATGGAAATAACAAACGCTCAAGAAGTTACGCAGTTTAGCAATCTCACTTATTTATCCCTGTACAACAATGCATTATCTAATTTAGATCTAACGAGCCTGAACAACTTAATGGAACTTAATCTGGCAAATAACCAATTAGAACAGCTAAAAATACAAGGTCTTTCTCATTTACAAAAATTGTTCTTATTCCGAAACCGATTAAAAACGATAAACCTACAAGGGTTAAATGAACTACACACGATAAGATTAATGCAAAACCGCCTGACGACTTTGGATATCACCCCATTACTCAAACTAAAAACCGGCTATTTTTTTGATAATAAATTAGAAGATTTATCGATAACGGGTCTTAAACAACTAGAGTTTCTAGATGTACGCCAAAACCCCATGCCAGATGAATTGTATGACTTTTACGATAAGCAAGAAGGGATAGTTATCAGCCATGACGGTAATGCCGATGATTGGAAATAA
- a CDS encoding anti-sigma factor, which translates to MSGKIMRYQQPALVEQLAHQYVLGTQSLLVRQRIAKLRLEYPAIDERIYFWEQKLTVLHDKMPEIMPANDNWQTIQQRLAFAPKQNSAGVRFYQWLSGLSMACLALVFIVWWQTAPQDSLSYIAIMKDNLKQPQLVAATYGKSRTLKIELLSIPQVPQDMSLELWVRSKTDKQIRSLGVISTSSNVFDRQLSEAEWRLIKDSEDLLLTMEEKGGSPIGEPMGDLISQGLCIRMASWQDKV; encoded by the coding sequence ATGTCTGGAAAAATAATGCGTTATCAACAGCCTGCATTGGTAGAACAACTTGCGCATCAATATGTGCTAGGTACTCAGTCGTTACTTGTTCGTCAGAGAATCGCTAAGCTCAGACTTGAGTATCCAGCAATAGATGAGCGAATTTATTTTTGGGAACAAAAGTTAACTGTGCTGCACGACAAAATGCCAGAAATTATGCCAGCAAATGATAACTGGCAAACTATTCAACAAAGACTGGCTTTTGCACCAAAACAAAATAGCGCTGGCGTGCGCTTTTATCAATGGCTGAGTGGTTTATCCATGGCATGTTTGGCCTTGGTGTTTATCGTTTGGTGGCAAACGGCACCACAAGACAGTTTAAGCTATATTGCCATAATGAAAGACAATCTTAAACAGCCACAATTGGTTGCCGCTACTTATGGCAAAAGTCGCACTCTGAAAATTGAATTACTGAGTATTCCACAAGTACCGCAAGATATGAGTCTTGAGCTTTGGGTCAGATCTAAAACCGATAAACAAATTCGTAGCTTAGGTGTTATTTCTACCTCTAGCAACGTCTTTGATAGACAATTGAGTGAAGCTGAATGGCGACTGATTAAAGACTCGGAAGATCTACTGTTAACTATGGAAGAAAAAGGAGGCTCTCCCATTGGCGAGCCGATGGGAGACTTAATATCTCAAGGATTGTGTATTCGTATGGCTAGCTGGCAGGATAAGGTTTAA
- a CDS encoding sigma-70 family RNA polymerase sigma factor: protein MDSKELARLLAKTALHDQQAFERLYLSTAAKLNGIAYRILHNSDLAHEVLQEAFIQIWHNAIEYRIDKAEPFTWMASIVRYRCYDRVRSEQRRLENKHIQEQVESIEQIAAINQPTTQMCEIGQDLADCLEQLEDVHRRGILMAYYFGFSRGEISDHLEKPINTIKSWLRRGLARLQQCLEK from the coding sequence ATGGATTCTAAAGAATTAGCAAGGTTACTGGCAAAAACTGCGTTGCATGATCAACAAGCATTTGAGCGTTTATATTTATCGACCGCAGCTAAGTTAAACGGCATAGCCTATCGTATCTTGCATAATTCAGATTTGGCGCATGAGGTATTGCAGGAAGCATTTATTCAAATCTGGCACAATGCGATTGAATACCGAATCGACAAGGCTGAGCCTTTTACCTGGATGGCTTCCATTGTCCGTTATCGCTGTTATGACCGAGTGAGAAGTGAGCAAAGGCGGCTGGAAAACAAACATATTCAAGAACAAGTGGAAAGCATAGAACAAATAGCAGCAATCAATCAGCCGACTACGCAGATGTGTGAAATAGGTCAAGATTTAGCAGACTGCTTGGAGCAGCTAGAAGACGTTCATCGGCGTGGTATTTTGATGGCGTATTACTTTGGCTTTAGTCGCGGTGAAATTTCTGATCACTTAGAAAAACCGATAAACACGATAAAGTCATGGTTAAGAAGAGGGTTAGCGAGGTTGCAACAATGTCTGGAAAAATAA
- a CDS encoding porin produces the protein MLQLFNLSLLVALLLIGPKTYAEPLLAYLNNLKCSACHVNPDGGGLRNSFGNAYGYSVLPQKQLGTDSADIGKVSDYLRLGGNFRSNAEYVKDKTDQESATFKVDSAQLYLAFNLKDTITFYLDQKLAPGSAINREAFVMYHFNSNDFVKAGKIYVPFGIRLEDDSALVRQATGFNFASSDNGIELGFEREHSLLNFFVTNGTSAVSNDDNNFLYGLRAEYLFSNARVGTTLTLNDRDEGKRQIVNFYGAYSLGKFTLLTEWDWIESEQTTGGNKEQLVGLFELNYQWMPGLNIKLTSEWYDPDRQISEDQETRYSLVTEYTPLSHIQLRAGIRVMDSIPQFEQRNNDLLFIQTHFYF, from the coding sequence ATGTTGCAACTTTTTAATCTTAGCCTATTAGTGGCATTGTTGTTGATTGGCCCCAAAACCTATGCTGAACCATTGCTTGCTTATCTTAATAATCTGAAATGCAGTGCCTGTCATGTTAATCCCGATGGTGGCGGCTTACGCAATAGCTTTGGTAATGCTTACGGGTATTCCGTGCTGCCTCAAAAGCAACTTGGTACCGATAGTGCGGACATAGGGAAAGTATCTGATTATCTTAGGTTAGGCGGCAATTTCCGCAGCAATGCTGAATATGTTAAAGATAAAACAGATCAGGAAAGTGCCACATTTAAAGTTGATTCTGCTCAGCTATATCTTGCGTTTAATCTCAAAGATACCATTACATTTTATCTCGATCAAAAACTCGCACCTGGCTCTGCTATTAATAGAGAAGCTTTTGTGATGTACCACTTTAACAGCAATGATTTTGTTAAAGCGGGAAAAATTTATGTCCCGTTTGGTATACGGTTAGAAGATGACAGTGCTTTGGTTAGACAGGCAACCGGGTTTAATTTTGCCAGTAGTGACAATGGCATAGAGCTTGGGTTTGAACGAGAACATAGTTTACTCAACTTTTTTGTGACCAATGGTACCAGTGCCGTCAGTAATGATGATAATAACTTTCTCTATGGTTTGCGAGCCGAATATTTGTTTAGTAACGCGCGAGTGGGTACCACGTTAACGTTAAACGATCGGGATGAGGGAAAACGTCAGATCGTTAATTTTTACGGGGCTTATTCGTTAGGAAAATTTACTCTGTTAACAGAGTGGGACTGGATTGAAAGTGAACAAACAACTGGTGGTAACAAAGAACAGCTAGTTGGCTTGTTTGAACTTAATTATCAGTGGATGCCGGGGCTAAATATCAAACTTACCTCAGAGTGGTATGACCCTGATAGACAGATAAGTGAAGATCAGGAAACTCGTTACTCATTGGTGACTGAATATACGCCTTTATCTCATATCCAGCTCAGAGCAGGCATAAGGGTGATGGACAGTATTCCTCAGTTTGAGCAACGTAATAATGATTTGCTGTTTATTCAAACCCATTTTTACTTTTAA
- the greB gene encoding transcription elongation factor GreB — MKKSNYITREGWDRLDQELKYLWKDERPRITKSVSEAAALGDRSENAEYIYGKKRLREIDRRVRFLMKRLEDLKIVYPEKQQEGKVYFGAWVTLLNEEDKEVTYRLVGPDEWDVKKGEISIDSPMARALLGKQVDDEVIVNTPEGQRELEVIKIWYK, encoded by the coding sequence ATGAAAAAATCTAATTACATCACCCGCGAAGGCTGGGATCGTCTTGATCAGGAGCTTAAATACCTGTGGAAAGATGAACGTCCGCGCATTACCAAATCTGTTTCAGAAGCGGCAGCTCTTGGCGATCGCAGTGAAAATGCCGAATATATTTATGGTAAGAAACGGCTGAGAGAAATCGACCGTCGGGTTCGGTTTTTAATGAAACGATTGGAAGATCTTAAAATCGTTTACCCGGAAAAACAGCAGGAAGGCAAAGTCTATTTTGGTGCCTGGGTCACTTTACTAAATGAAGAAGATAAAGAAGTCACTTATCGCTTAGTGGGGCCGGATGAATGGGATGTCAAAAAAGGTGAGATCAGCATCGACTCGCCCATGGCGCGTGCTTTATTAGGTAAACAAGTTGACGATGAAGTGATCGTTAACACCCCGGAAGGCCAGCGTGAGCTGGAAGTGATCAAAATCTGGTATAAATAA
- a CDS encoding discoidin domain-containing protein, whose protein sequence is MRYTLLAATLLSAFTVNASENSVNEYIGKISDVLIDKSNQIKISVEQEEGNELECQLYENNPWPLYFSSDQGYSDKWFEVVNLARRTQETLRIGYTPSSTANCAIEYLALSQSNGASPDDDYVSDGLTRSGQYGNIALIYTNNLTESSYTASDHYNADTAASAFDGYTYSGQITEELGERIERGIWLVKKDKENNEQGYWLQVRFNQEVTISGFRILVNDKSVELGRSPKSITIEVSTDGNNFTEHESYRLSKAVDQRGNFTEIVTAKYLRVRVNSNYGDSFIEIDELEIYSDY, encoded by the coding sequence ATGCGTTATACATTACTGGCCGCGACCTTATTAAGTGCGTTTACTGTCAATGCAAGTGAAAACTCGGTTAACGAATATATAGGTAAAATCTCAGATGTCTTGATCGATAAAAGCAATCAGATCAAGATAAGTGTGGAGCAAGAAGAAGGTAACGAGCTTGAATGTCAGTTATACGAAAATAATCCATGGCCATTATATTTTTCAAGCGATCAAGGCTATTCAGATAAATGGTTTGAAGTCGTCAATTTAGCTCGACGCACTCAGGAAACTTTGCGCATTGGCTATACTCCAAGTTCCACTGCCAATTGCGCCATCGAATACTTAGCGCTGTCGCAAAGTAATGGCGCCAGTCCGGATGATGATTATGTTAGCGATGGCTTGACCCGTTCAGGGCAATACGGCAATATCGCATTGATTTACACCAACAACCTCACTGAAAGTAGTTATACCGCTTCCGATCATTACAATGCCGATACCGCCGCCAGCGCTTTTGATGGCTATACCTATAGTGGACAGATCACCGAAGAACTCGGTGAGCGCATTGAACGCGGCATCTGGTTAGTGAAAAAAGATAAGGAAAATAACGAGCAAGGTTATTGGCTACAGGTAAGATTCAACCAGGAAGTTACCATCTCGGGATTCCGAATTTTAGTCAATGATAAATCCGTCGAACTAGGCCGAAGTCCGAAAAGTATCACTATCGAAGTCTCCACCGATGGCAATAATTTTACCGAACATGAGTCTTATCGTTTATCTAAAGCCGTCGACCAACGTGGTAACTTTACTGAAATCGTCACCGCGAAATATCTTAGGGTCAGAGTCAATTCCAACTATGGCGATAGTTTTATCGAAATCGATGAACTAGAAATTTATTCCGATTATTAA
- a CDS encoding sensor histidine kinase: protein MRKKSLFRRLLITVCLLFISFSALLSYYHQYYSEHPIALLMLTAGTLSLLIGAFRWHLTPIRQALSALNSGINSLKDNDFSLTIYDQQYQEVNSVIGIYNELTTILRNERMDIFQRELLLDTVIQSTPVALVLTTDSGSIVYSNLAAKELLKQPQIIGSNFFDIYQQLAPALQTAIDEKTNGFVSDVIDEQNIIFHVNCQQFMLNGREHSLYLLKNITTEISLQEANMWKQVIRLISHELNNSLAPIASLTRSAKKIIENPEHVHMLNDVLETIANRTDHLHQFISQYAKFAKLPKPVISQVELTPFLQQLATLIQVKCEINVSSQYAELDAAQIEQVVINLVKNAKESGSDEQEVGVDITQQANLLTFSIYDRGSGLTDSQMQQALLPFFTTKSTGSGVGLALCNEIVTNHGGKLRLANRQYGGLCVSFSLVLA, encoded by the coding sequence ATGAGAAAAAAATCGCTGTTTCGCCGTTTGTTGATCACGGTTTGTTTGTTGTTTATTAGTTTTAGCGCGCTGCTTAGTTATTATCATCAATACTATAGTGAGCATCCAATTGCTCTATTGATGTTAACCGCTGGTACTCTATCGTTGCTTATTGGGGCTTTTCGTTGGCACCTGACGCCAATTAGGCAAGCCCTCTCTGCGTTAAATAGCGGCATTAATAGCCTGAAAGATAATGACTTTAGTCTGACGATTTACGATCAACAATATCAGGAAGTGAACAGTGTTATTGGTATTTATAATGAGCTAACGACGATATTGCGAAATGAGCGTATGGATATTTTTCAGCGTGAATTATTACTCGATACCGTGATCCAGAGCACGCCAGTTGCTTTAGTGTTGACCACAGACTCAGGTAGTATTGTTTACAGTAACCTGGCAGCGAAAGAATTATTAAAACAACCGCAAATTATTGGTAGTAATTTCTTTGATATTTATCAGCAATTAGCACCTGCATTACAAACGGCAATCGATGAAAAAACTAATGGCTTTGTCAGTGATGTCATCGATGAGCAAAACATTATTTTTCATGTTAACTGCCAGCAGTTTATGTTAAATGGTCGTGAACACTCGCTTTACTTGCTAAAAAACATTACTACGGAAATTTCACTGCAAGAAGCGAACATGTGGAAGCAAGTGATCCGTTTAATCAGCCATGAATTAAATAATTCTTTGGCTCCGATTGCTTCTTTGACTCGTTCGGCGAAGAAAATTATCGAAAATCCGGAGCATGTTCATATGCTTAATGATGTGTTGGAAACTATCGCTAATCGCACCGATCATCTGCACCAGTTTATTAGCCAATATGCCAAGTTTGCTAAATTACCTAAGCCGGTTATCAGCCAGGTTGAACTCACGCCATTTTTACAGCAGTTAGCTACGTTGATACAGGTGAAGTGCGAAATTAATGTTAGCAGCCAATATGCCGAGCTTGATGCCGCACAAATTGAGCAGGTAGTGATTAACTTAGTGAAAAATGCTAAAGAGTCCGGCTCAGATGAGCAGGAGGTGGGGGTTGATATCACCCAGCAAGCGAACTTATTAACTTTTAGTATTTACGATCGTGGTTCGGGATTGACTGACAGCCAGATGCAGCAAGCGTTATTGCCATTTTTCACCACTAAGTCGACCGGTAGCGGTGTCGGGTTAGCGCTATGTAATGAAATTGTCACTAATCACGGTGGCAAGCTACGGCTGGCGAATCGCCAGTACGGCGGCTTATGCGTTAGTTTTAGTTTGGTGTTAGCTTAA